TGCATCTCGATCTCAAATCACGCATTGATAAATTGCCTGTGCGGGTGCAACACGACTATGCGGTGGTCTATGACTCCACCATGGCGCGCTTCTGGTTCTTCAATGAGCACGCCCGTCAACTGATCACCACCGAACTGCGCCAGACGCCCCAGGGGCGCATCATCCCCGATGCGGAGCTGCAAAGTCTTCACACGCTCTTTCCCGACCGCTATTTTGGCGAACTGATCTTCCTGGTGCAGGAAGGTGTGCTCATCGTGCCGAGCCACATGGGTGAACGCCCGATCCGGGCCATGCATGGGTATCACCCTTCCGATAAGCACAGCTACGCGAGCCTGCTGACGAATCAACCGGGGATTCCGGATAATATTACCGCTATTCCGCACATCGGCGACCTGATGAAGGATGCCGCGTATATTACCAAGCAACGCAATCATCCACCCACTTTATCCCTGCACGCATGACCATGATTACTTCCACGGAACAGCCCACTCTCTTTGAACGCACACTGCTCTTTCAACTGTGGACGGATTTTCGTACTCGGTGGCGGTTTAAGTTCACCCTGCCGCGAGTCCGCACCGTCACGTTGGAAGGCGTGGAACTCGACGTCTCGATGCTGTCGTCGTTGATGAAGAATAATCTCCTGCTTGGGCGCTACGAAGTGCAGGAGCGCATGCTCACGCAGCAGGTTTTGACGCGCGACGATACCGTGCTCGAAATTGGCGGTGCCATTGGCTTCATTGGTTTGTTCTGCCAGACGCGCCTCGGGATTACGCGTTATACGACAGTTGAGGCAAATCCAGGCACCGTCGAACTGCTGAAGCGGAATTACGCGCTTAACCAGCGGGTGCCGGTCGTCTGGAATATGGCGCTTGCCGCCGCGGATGGCGAAGTCACGTTAAACATCGGCAACGAGTTCTGGGAGAATTCGCTGGTCGCCGGCGCGAACAGTGGGCGCTCGGTGCGCGTCCCGGCCGCGAGCCTGGCCAGTCTGGTCGGTCGCCTGGATTACGCCCCGACGGCCCTCATCGTGGACATCGAGGGTGCCGAGCAATTTGTGGACTTCCGCCAAGTGCCGCCCAGCGTGAAAAAAGTCATCATCGAGTTGCACCCGCACTGCATCGGCCACGCCAA
The sequence above is drawn from the Verrucomicrobiota bacterium genome and encodes:
- a CDS encoding FkbM family methyltransferase; this encodes MTMITSTEQPTLFERTLLFQLWTDFRTRWRFKFTLPRVRTVTLEGVELDVSMLSSLMKNNLLLGRYEVQERMLTQQVLTRDDTVLEIGGAIGFIGLFCQTRLGITRYTTVEANPGTVELLKRNYALNQRVPVVWNMALAAADGEVTLNIGNEFWENSLVAGANSGRSVRVPAASLASLVGRLDYAPTALIVDIEGAEQFVDFRQVPPSVKKVIIELHPHCIGHAKTYQIVADFVNLGFHVEREEGGTFLFLRP